In one Winogradskyella sp. MH6 genomic region, the following are encoded:
- a CDS encoding ion channel — protein sequence MAKHKKEDFEDFGLGEKSYSKGYRSLNKDGSFNIEKTNISFLERLNFFHSLVTMKWSHFFGIVALTYFLVNTFFATIYSLIGTEHLTGIHGLTPFEQFMEAFFFSAQTITTLGYGQVAPLGLLANIVAATESLLGLLFFALATGLFYGRFSKPISKIKFSQKAVIAPYQDINGFMFRLVNPQKNELLDVEINVSVSMKRKNSEFRDFHILDLERDNVRFFPSMWTVVHPIDKNSPLYGLNKNDYFEKDFEFIAMLKAFDESSGQMVYSRSSYKPEEIEWGQKFVYTAKRHKGKLLVDVGRINESENAELN from the coding sequence ATGGCAAAACACAAAAAAGAAGATTTTGAAGATTTTGGTTTAGGCGAAAAATCATACTCTAAAGGTTATAGAAGCTTAAACAAAGATGGAAGTTTTAATATCGAAAAAACAAACATCAGCTTCCTTGAGCGTTTGAACTTCTTTCATAGTTTAGTAACTATGAAATGGTCTCATTTCTTTGGCATTGTAGCACTTACCTATTTTCTTGTTAATACGTTTTTTGCAACTATCTACAGTCTTATTGGCACAGAACATTTAACAGGCATTCATGGATTAACTCCTTTTGAGCAGTTTATGGAGGCTTTCTTTTTTAGTGCTCAAACCATAACAACTTTAGGCTATGGCCAAGTTGCTCCTTTGGGCTTGTTAGCAAATATTGTTGCAGCAACAGAATCATTACTTGGACTCCTGTTTTTTGCACTAGCCACAGGTTTATTTTACGGAAGATTTTCCAAACCCATATCTAAAATTAAATTTAGTCAAAAAGCTGTAATTGCACCATATCAAGACATAAACGGATTTATGTTTAGATTGGTTAATCCTCAAAAAAATGAATTACTAGACGTAGAAATCAACGTAAGTGTATCCATGAAGCGGAAGAACTCAGAGTTCAGGGATTTTCATATACTAGATTTAGAAAGAGACAACGTAAGGTTTTTTCCATCCATGTGGACCGTAGTGCATCCTATTGACAAAAACAGTCCGCTCTATGGACTAAATAAAAATGACTATTTTGAAAAGGATTTTGAGTTTATAGCCATGCTCAAAGCATTTGACGAATCGTCTGGACAAATGGTATATTCACGATCCTCTTACAAACCAGAAGAAATTGAATGGGGACAAAAATTTGTATATACTGCAAAACGACACAAAGGAAAACTACTCGTTGATGTTGGTAGAATTAATGAAAGTGAAAACGCTGAATTAAATTAA
- a CDS encoding nucleoid-associated protein, with protein MIKRQKASIKHCIIHKVGNKFNDTKNAFSDAAVHFDEATYNLMLPYLLKPFVSVAENYRFHHHSNVGLNEINTYSDQLFKEEADFVETSKHIVTHLYEQSNSAQIKTGDVLVCHFENIQYEDFFIDAIGIFKIENKTEFFQTYLEEGNYDILVQKGIQAKKVDKGCLILNTSDMEGKIVFSVDNNTYDTQYWIKSFLNIKYPDDSNQHTKNYIELCREFSKEVLQPNFGGQEQSNFLAKTVDFFKENEIVNIENFKEEVFEEEDQIQLFEDYKKTYEAEKNVLIRNQFDVSERVLKKQKQKIKPEIKLDTNIQIKLDVDAPDASAEYLERGYDEEKKMHYYKVFFNEEA; from the coding sequence ATGATAAAACGACAAAAAGCTTCAATAAAACACTGTATTATTCATAAAGTTGGCAATAAATTCAACGATACCAAAAACGCGTTTTCAGATGCCGCTGTGCATTTTGATGAAGCTACGTACAACCTTATGTTACCATATCTTTTAAAACCTTTTGTAAGTGTTGCCGAGAACTACCGTTTTCATCATCATAGTAATGTTGGGCTTAATGAGATTAACACCTATAGCGACCAACTTTTTAAAGAGGAAGCCGATTTTGTAGAGACTTCAAAACACATTGTAACGCATCTTTACGAGCAAAGTAATTCAGCACAAATAAAAACAGGTGATGTACTGGTTTGTCATTTTGAAAATATACAATACGAAGACTTTTTTATAGATGCCATTGGCATTTTTAAAATTGAAAATAAGACCGAATTTTTTCAGACCTATTTAGAGGAAGGCAACTATGATATTTTGGTGCAAAAAGGCATACAAGCCAAAAAGGTAGATAAGGGTTGTTTAATCCTGAATACCTCAGATATGGAAGGCAAAATAGTATTTAGTGTAGATAACAACACCTACGACACCCAATACTGGATTAAAAGCTTCCTAAATATTAAATACCCTGACGATAGCAACCAACACACCAAAAACTATATTGAACTATGCAGAGAGTTTTCTAAAGAAGTGTTACAACCCAATTTTGGCGGTCAAGAGCAAAGCAATTTTTTGGCAAAAACAGTTGACTTTTTTAAGGAAAATGAAATTGTAAATATCGAAAACTTTAAAGAAGAAGTGTTTGAGGAAGAAGACCAAATACAACTTTTTGAAGACTATAAAAAAACTTACGAAGCCGAAAAAAACGTGCTCATTAGAAACCAATTTGATGTCTCTGAGCGTGTCTTAAAAAAGCAAAAGCAAAAAATAAAACCCGAAATAAAACTAGACACCAACATACAGATAAAACTCGATGTTGATGCACCAGATGCTTCTGCGGAATATTTAGAACGCGGTTATGACGAAGAGAAAAAAATGCACTACTATAAGGTGTTTTTTAATGAAGAGGCTTAG
- the lipB gene encoding lipoyl(octanoyl) transferase LipB yields the protein MNKTVKLQDLGLKDFKETWDYQEILFKAILDTKIKNRREDAGLETDNHFLFVEHPHVYTLGKSGDLSNLLLSEEQLAEKGATFYKINRGGDITYHGPGQIVGYPILDLDNFFTDIHKYLRFLEEIIILTLAEYGLKTERSPGETGVWLDVGTPFARKICAMGVRASRWVTMHGFALNVNADLGYFDNIIPCGIRGKAVTSLNNELGVDKVDEEEVKSNILKHFKVLFEAEFV from the coding sequence ATGAATAAAACTGTAAAACTTCAAGATTTAGGCTTAAAAGATTTTAAAGAAACCTGGGACTATCAGGAAATCCTTTTTAAAGCCATTTTAGATACTAAGATTAAGAATAGGAGAGAAGATGCAGGTTTAGAAACTGATAACCATTTTCTGTTTGTAGAGCATCCGCATGTCTACACTTTAGGTAAAAGTGGAGACTTGTCTAATTTGTTACTTTCTGAGGAACAATTGGCCGAAAAAGGAGCAACATTTTATAAGATAAACAGAGGAGGTGATATTACCTATCATGGTCCTGGGCAAATTGTAGGTTATCCTATTTTAGATTTAGATAATTTCTTTACAGATATACACAAGTACTTACGGTTCTTAGAAGAAATCATTATTCTTACTTTGGCAGAGTATGGTTTAAAAACCGAACGAAGTCCTGGCGAAACAGGTGTGTGGTTAGATGTTGGCACTCCGTTTGCCCGAAAAATTTGTGCTATGGGAGTGCGTGCCAGCCGTTGGGTTACGATGCATGGTTTTGCGCTAAATGTCAATGCCGATTTAGGCTATTTTGACAATATCATACCATGCGGTATACGTGGCAAAGCAGTAACCTCCTTAAACAATGAACTTGGTGTAGATAAGGTAGATGAAGAAGAAGTGAAATCTAATATTTTAAAGCATTTTAAGGTGCTTTTTGAGGCGGAGTTTGTTTAA
- a CDS encoding YqaE/Pmp3 family membrane protein, which yields MSIWRVILSIIFPPLAVLDKGCGSILITFLLWICGWVPGVIAALVILNNPER from the coding sequence ATGAGTATCTGGCGTGTTATTTTGTCCATAATCTTTCCGCCTTTAGCAGTGCTAGATAAGGGTTGTGGCTCAATATTAATTACCTTTTTATTGTGGATTTGCGGATGGGTTCCTGGAGTTATTGCAGCTTTGGTAATTCTTAATAATCCTGAGCGATAA
- a CDS encoding ribonuclease HII — MALKTQFSNFDFECGTDEAGRGCLAGPVTAAAVILPADFSNSILNDSKQLSEKKRMDLKPIIEQQSLSFAVQHIFEDEIDTINILNASIKAMHSSIAQLNITPNYIIVDGNKFKPYNAIPHQTIIKGDGKYLNIAAASILAKTYRDLYMEKIHKEFPMYNWKKNKGYPTKEHRAAIEKYGVTKYHRKSFRLLPEQYRLDL; from the coding sequence TTGGCTTTAAAAACTCAATTTTCAAATTTTGATTTTGAATGTGGAACAGACGAGGCTGGCAGAGGTTGTTTGGCTGGCCCTGTTACTGCTGCTGCTGTAATCTTACCCGCTGACTTTAGCAATAGCATCTTGAACGACTCCAAACAACTATCCGAAAAGAAAAGAATGGATTTAAAACCTATAATTGAACAACAGTCCTTGTCTTTTGCTGTGCAACACATATTTGAAGATGAAATAGACACCATTAATATCCTAAACGCTTCTATAAAGGCTATGCATAGCTCCATTGCGCAGCTCAACATTACTCCAAATTACATTATTGTGGATGGTAATAAATTTAAACCCTATAATGCTATTCCACATCAAACTATAATAAAAGGAGATGGAAAATACCTCAACATTGCTGCCGCTTCAATTTTAGCAAAAACATACCGAGATCTCTACATGGAAAAAATTCATAAAGAATTCCCAATGTATAACTGGAAAAAAAATAAAGGTTATCCAACCAAAGAACACAGAGCAGCAATAGAAAAATACGGCGTTACCAAATACCACAGAAAATCATTCAGATTATTACCAGAGCAATACCGTTTAGATTTATAA
- a CDS encoding SusC/RagA family TonB-linked outer membrane protein: MKLKLTWLLTLFMAFVMQFSFAQEKMVTGTVTTESDGLPLPGASVIVKGTTKGAQTDFDGKYTIGVNSGDVLVISYVGMEPVEVTVGASNVYDVTLKEGNTLDEVIVVGYNTTTKEAYTGTATKIETENVEAKAVSNVTQALRGEVAGVNVVSGSGAPGSDATVRIRGFGSVNGNRDPLYIVDGAPYSSDLSSINPADIESMTILKDAAATSIYGSRGANGVIVITTKQGKVGKTVVSVDFKTSVNTLFLPQYDIVDSPEDYIELSWRSLKNKGLLLGESDPAAWASANLYGTTEGINNAYNIWNAAGADLINPATGEFNSGISRKFTPTKWSDAAFNNGLRTEANVQVRGGNEKTRFAVSFGYLDDEGYAIKSNYTRYTTRLNLEHKPKDWLTVSSNIALTGGRYTNSSDTEGSTGSSGNIFALTATTPTIYDVFLRTPDGVLIEDPIFGGSRYDYGNEYGRRAWNATNGIADANYDLARTDVMTVLANFNVGVDITDWLKFETRYSGQYNTFNASSMQNPYYGSGSSSQGFLNRVERTNINQNFLQMLRFSKQFGDHGLEAFVAHESTVNRFDYFGASAQTAIIPFSLSLNQYTTSFGRANNYTTRRSLDSYFANVNYNYAQKYFLTGSVRRDGSSRFIKDKWGTFGSVGLGWVVSKEDFFDVNFLDYLKLKASYGVIGDQGVNTLYGYKFFNINTTGDGSISYSPNGEAQNQDLTWETSKVAQVGLESTWFNGYLDLDVDYYVKNTTNLFFQQTLPPSPGDDYILYNDGKLRNSGVEFNATVQVFKPSNDFRLSLNVNGEMFDNEIVEMPIDYATGEPKVLDGRYSEGHSLYDWYMREWAGVDPATGSALWYSYYNDVDGDGVFNEANGDETITSLTVYLDQNPDANVQKRTTSTYSEGTQKYVGKSAIPDVRGSFRINTGFKNFDLSAQFGYSIGGYVYDSGYARLMENRDLIGTTNWHTDMQDAWQQPGDITNVPRQSAGYNTDVQFNGTSTRFLTKADYLSLNNIRLGYNLPADAVEALKLSKFNVYVSGDNLMMLSARDGLNPTTLIGSGNSGIYMPMTTFSLGAKIEF; this comes from the coding sequence ATGAAATTAAAGTTAACATGGTTATTAACGCTTTTTATGGCGTTCGTGATGCAATTTTCTTTTGCACAAGAAAAAATGGTCACAGGTACAGTTACAACTGAATCGGATGGTTTACCCCTTCCTGGAGCTAGTGTAATTGTAAAGGGTACTACAAAAGGTGCTCAAACTGATTTTGATGGTAAGTATACTATTGGAGTCAATTCAGGAGATGTTTTAGTTATATCTTACGTTGGTATGGAGCCTGTTGAAGTTACAGTGGGTGCATCTAATGTGTATGACGTCACTTTAAAAGAAGGTAATACTCTTGATGAAGTAATAGTTGTGGGTTATAATACAACAACTAAAGAGGCTTACACAGGTACAGCGACTAAAATTGAAACTGAAAACGTGGAAGCAAAAGCTGTTTCTAACGTTACTCAGGCACTTAGAGGTGAGGTTGCTGGTGTAAATGTTGTTTCTGGTTCTGGTGCTCCGGGTTCTGATGCAACAGTACGTATTCGTGGTTTTGGTTCTGTAAATGGTAACCGTGATCCATTATATATAGTTGACGGTGCTCCTTATTCAAGTGACCTTTCGTCAATTAACCCAGCGGATATTGAAAGTATGACAATTTTGAAAGATGCTGCCGCGACTTCAATTTATGGGTCTAGAGGTGCTAATGGTGTAATTGTAATTACAACAAAGCAAGGTAAGGTAGGAAAAACAGTTGTGTCTGTTGATTTTAAAACTAGTGTTAATACGCTGTTTTTGCCTCAGTATGATATAGTAGATTCGCCTGAAGATTATATTGAACTGTCTTGGAGATCTCTAAAGAATAAAGGTCTTTTACTTGGTGAGTCAGATCCTGCTGCTTGGGCAAGCGCAAATCTATATGGTACTACAGAAGGTATTAATAATGCTTATAACATATGGAATGCGGCTGGTGCTGATTTAATCAATCCTGCTACTGGTGAGTTTAACTCAGGTATTTCAAGAAAGTTTACGCCAACTAAATGGTCAGATGCTGCTTTCAATAATGGCCTTAGAACTGAAGCGAATGTTCAGGTTAGAGGTGGTAATGAGAAAACTCGTTTTGCGGTTTCTTTTGGTTACTTAGATGATGAAGGTTATGCTATTAAGTCTAACTATACGCGTTATACTACTCGTTTAAATTTAGAGCATAAGCCAAAAGATTGGTTAACAGTTAGTAGTAATATTGCATTAACAGGTGGTAGATATACTAACTCATCAGATACTGAAGGTTCAACTGGAAGCTCTGGTAATATATTTGCTCTAACTGCTACAACTCCAACTATATATGATGTTTTTCTTAGAACACCAGATGGTGTTTTGATTGAAGATCCAATTTTTGGTGGTTCTCGATACGATTATGGTAATGAATATGGTCGTAGAGCATGGAATGCTACTAATGGTATTGCAGATGCTAATTATGATTTAGCAAGAACAGATGTTATGACAGTTTTAGCTAATTTTAACGTTGGTGTAGATATTACAGATTGGTTGAAGTTTGAGACAAGATATAGTGGTCAATATAATACTTTTAATGCTTCTTCAATGCAAAACCCTTATTATGGAAGCGGATCTTCTAGTCAAGGTTTCTTAAATAGAGTAGAGCGTACAAACATTAATCAAAACTTCCTTCAAATGTTGCGTTTTTCTAAACAATTTGGGGATCATGGTTTGGAAGCTTTCGTTGCACATGAATCTACAGTTAATAGATTTGATTATTTTGGGGCTTCTGCTCAAACTGCAATTATACCATTTTCTTTAAGTTTAAATCAGTATACTACATCATTTGGTAGAGCAAATAATTATACAACAAGAAGAAGCTTAGATAGTTACTTTGCAAATGTGAATTATAATTACGCCCAAAAATACTTCTTAACAGGGTCAGTTAGACGTGATGGATCTTCTAGATTTATTAAAGATAAATGGGGTACGTTTGGTTCTGTTGGTTTAGGATGGGTAGTTTCTAAAGAGGATTTCTTTGATGTAAATTTCTTAGATTACTTAAAGCTTAAAGCTAGTTATGGTGTAATCGGAGATCAAGGTGTAAATACATTATATGGTTATAAATTCTTTAATATCAATACTACTGGAGATGGTTCTATTTCTTACTCACCTAATGGTGAAGCACAAAATCAAGATTTAACATGGGAAACATCTAAAGTTGCTCAGGTTGGTTTAGAGAGTACTTGGTTTAATGGTTATTTAGATTTAGATGTAGATTACTATGTAAAGAATACTACTAATCTTTTCTTTCAGCAAACATTACCGCCTTCTCCGGGTGATGATTATATTCTCTATAACGATGGAAAACTTAGAAACAGTGGTGTAGAGTTTAACGCTACAGTTCAAGTGTTTAAACCATCAAATGATTTTAGATTATCTCTTAATGTAAACGGTGAAATGTTTGATAACGAGATTGTTGAAATGCCTATAGATTATGCAACTGGAGAGCCAAAAGTGTTAGATGGTAGATATTCTGAAGGACATTCACTATATGACTGGTACATGAGAGAGTGGGCTGGTGTTGATCCAGCAACTGGTTCGGCTTTATGGTATTCATATTATAACGATGTTGATGGTGATGGAGTATTTAATGAAGCTAATGGTGATGAAACCATTACCAGTTTAACAGTGTATTTAGATCAAAATCCTGATGCTAATGTTCAAAAAAGAACGACTTCAACCTACAGTGAAGGAACACAGAAATATGTTGGTAAATCGGCTATTCCTGATGTAAGAGGTAGTTTCCGTATAAATACTGGTTTTAAAAACTTTGATTTATCTGCTCAATTTGGCTATAGCATCGGAGGATATGTTTACGACAGCGGTTATGCAAGATTGATGGAAAATAGAGATTTAATTGGTACTACAAACTGGCATACTGATATGCAAGATGCATGGCAACAACCAGGTGACATTACCAATGTTCCAAGACAATCAGCAGGTTATAATACAGATGTACAGTTTAATGGTACTTCTACACGTTTCTTAACTAAAGCAGATTATTTATCTCTTAACAATATTAGATTAGGATATAATTTACCTGCTGATGCTGTAGAAGCTCTTAAACTTAGTAAGTTTAATGTATACGTTTCTGGCGATAATTTAATGATGCTTAGCGCAAGAGATGGTTTAAATCCAACAACTTTAATTGGTTCAGGTAATTCAGGTATTTATATGCCGATGACCACTTTTAGTCTTGGTGCCAAAATAGAATTTTAA
- a CDS encoding ribonuclease HII: MKQFGFLLILLSLLVSCQKDYNISNSPYKFIPSDTEVVFAINELNDFTQSIEKHNILSDIYNKELNETSALLKNINTTDKVYVAFLNPQHTDYLILTKNNSTVFTVDSIPNHISENLPEFDIYKTQIDSTVFYHKVLNTIFVASNSLDVIKNLKPNEEKHKLTDLIETTENKTIASVVFKTKASNYSDLLFSQKIKELSNDYALLDLNFSDENLHYNGIVTSTDSITQILDGFKNTIPQKTNSLSIAPISTKSLLSISFDDYSIFSNNLKKLNSKTPDSTKTFLNFTNEIALTDNTLILHSLDANLIVETIEEKSITETYREIDIYEFGNPDFFKSRFEPIMSYETANYFFKYEDFVVFSDSIETLKSTLSDALNNNTIANSDAFKNISPNLSDDASIFIYKNNDGLAEHLDINTKNYHANVVQYTYEDNYAHVNGIIEEFKKRAASNSVTETFSTSLEAQIVSPPQTVENHINNTHDIAVQDTNNVLYLISNSGNILWKKQLQGKILGKIEQIDMYKNGRLQLAFTTPNRLYVLDRNGNDVSPFPRKFNDEITQPLSVFDYDKRKNYRLLVTQGKKLIMYDAKGKTVNGFVYKSNNKNITSQPKHFRIGSKDYIVFSTEDNLEILNRQGKVRVDVKDKIRFSDNEIYLYQNKFTSTNTLGQLVQVDTRGKISRKDLNLTDKHNIATTSKTLVSMYENKLFIKTRRVDLDYGVYTAPRIYYLNDKIYVTTTDLQSKKVYLFDSQAKTIPNFPVFGTSAAELQKLDKSKGLELITQADDKTIVVYKLH, translated from the coding sequence ATGAAGCAATTTGGATTTTTATTGATTTTACTTTCCCTTTTAGTGTCTTGCCAAAAAGACTATAATATTTCAAATTCTCCATATAAATTTATTCCTTCTGACACCGAAGTGGTCTTTGCTATAAATGAACTCAACGATTTTACTCAAAGCATAGAAAAACACAATATTTTATCTGATATATATAATAAGGAGTTAAATGAAACCTCCGCTTTACTAAAAAACATCAATACAACAGATAAAGTTTATGTTGCTTTCTTAAATCCTCAACACACAGACTACCTGATATTAACCAAAAACAACTCTACCGTTTTTACTGTAGACTCTATACCAAATCATATATCTGAAAATCTACCAGAATTTGATATTTATAAAACCCAAATTGACTCTACTGTCTTTTACCATAAAGTATTGAATACTATTTTTGTGGCTTCAAACAGCTTGGATGTTATAAAAAATCTAAAACCCAACGAAGAAAAACATAAACTTACAGATTTAATAGAAACTACTGAAAACAAAACAATCGCCTCAGTAGTGTTCAAAACAAAGGCTTCAAATTATTCAGACCTTTTATTTTCTCAAAAGATAAAAGAGTTAAGCAACGATTACGCTTTACTCGATTTAAATTTTTCTGATGAAAACCTGCATTACAATGGCATTGTGACCTCTACAGATTCTATAACACAAATTTTAGATGGCTTTAAAAACACCATTCCTCAAAAAACAAACAGCTTAAGCATAGCTCCAATCAGCACTAAATCATTATTAAGTATATCGTTTGATGACTATTCAATTTTTAGTAATAATTTAAAAAAGCTCAATTCTAAAACACCAGACAGCACCAAAACATTTTTAAACTTTACCAATGAAATCGCTCTAACAGACAACACGCTTATCCTCCACTCTTTAGATGCTAATCTTATTGTTGAAACCATTGAAGAAAAATCAATCACAGAAACTTATAGAGAAATTGACATTTATGAATTTGGAAATCCTGATTTTTTCAAATCGAGATTTGAGCCAATCATGAGTTACGAAACGGCTAACTATTTTTTTAAATATGAAGATTTTGTTGTTTTTTCAGATTCTATTGAAACCTTAAAATCAACGCTTTCCGACGCCTTAAACAATAATACTATTGCCAATTCTGATGCTTTTAAAAATATAAGTCCTAATTTAAGCGATGACGCTTCAATTTTTATATATAAAAACAATGACGGACTTGCTGAGCATTTAGATATAAACACAAAAAACTATCATGCCAATGTGGTGCAATATACATACGAAGACAACTACGCACACGTTAACGGTATTATAGAAGAATTCAAAAAAAGAGCAGCTTCAAACTCAGTGACCGAGACATTCTCAACATCTTTAGAAGCACAAATAGTTTCGCCACCTCAGACTGTAGAAAATCATATTAATAATACGCACGATATTGCTGTACAAGACACAAATAACGTGCTGTACCTTATCTCTAATTCAGGTAATATACTTTGGAAAAAACAACTTCAGGGAAAAATACTTGGAAAAATAGAGCAAATAGACATGTATAAAAACGGAAGGCTACAATTAGCTTTCACAACACCAAACCGCCTATATGTTTTAGATAGAAATGGTAATGATGTCTCCCCTTTTCCGAGAAAATTCAATGATGAAATCACTCAACCTTTATCCGTTTTTGATTACGACAAACGAAAAAATTACAGACTACTAGTAACTCAAGGCAAAAAACTTATTATGTACGATGCTAAAGGCAAAACTGTAAACGGTTTTGTATATAAAAGCAATAATAAAAATATAACATCTCAACCAAAACATTTTAGAATTGGAAGCAAAGATTATATTGTCTTTTCCACAGAAGACAATCTAGAAATTCTAAATCGCCAAGGCAAAGTTAGAGTTGACGTTAAAGACAAGATTCGTTTTTCTGATAACGAAATTTATCTTTATCAAAATAAGTTTACCTCAACTAACACACTTGGGCAATTAGTACAAGTTGATACCAGAGGAAAAATAAGCCGAAAAGATCTTAATCTAACAGATAAGCACAACATAGCTACCACCAGCAAAACATTGGTCTCTATGTACGAGAACAAACTATTTATAAAAACGCGAAGAGTAGATCTAGACTACGGAGTTTACACAGCACCTAGAATTTATTACCTTAACGATAAAATCTACGTCACCACAACAGATTTACAGTCGAAAAAAGTGTATTTATTTGATAGTCAAGCAAAAACAATTCCTAATTTTCCTGTTTTTGGGACTTCTGCTGCAGAATTACAGAAACTAGATAAAAGCAAAGGTTTAGAATTAATCACACAAGCAGACGATAAAACAATAGTTGTTTACAAACTGCACTAA
- a CDS encoding LuxR C-terminal-related transcriptional regulator, with translation MRFKLLICFLFISLSCKAQYSFSGYTNPEEWQNTVYLSIVEDYRKMSGVYSEQIIAKTTADETGFFEFKGDMLSTENRIYRIHVDKCTETQQNLNHFNGHCSNSEELLFIAKNTDTLKLPFSFGNQVFCKVESNNPRANAFLKIDSLKNDMRFAYGEVRSEANRKLNNKKWFTTLQDYGTALNEPIAELAIYTYLSDRSSDLHSYYVEDLQNNSYYDDLEERLETTYPNAPYTTQYKNELAADRFMLSSSAAENSSSPSWNVYLYGILALSFLLNVFLLYRIWKNRQSNSEDLKSKLSKQEQVVLEHLLQDKTNKDIAEALFLSVSTIKTHTNNIYKKLEVQSREDVKSLFIK, from the coding sequence ATGCGCTTTAAATTATTGATTTGCTTTTTATTTATATCGCTTTCCTGCAAGGCGCAATATTCCTTTTCGGGCTACACCAATCCTGAGGAATGGCAAAACACGGTTTATCTTTCTATAGTCGAGGATTATCGTAAGATGTCTGGCGTATATTCAGAACAAATCATAGCAAAAACTACAGCAGACGAGACTGGCTTTTTTGAGTTTAAAGGCGATATGCTCAGTACCGAAAATCGCATTTATCGCATCCATGTAGATAAGTGTACAGAAACACAACAAAACCTTAATCACTTTAATGGTCATTGCAGTAATAGTGAAGAATTACTGTTTATTGCCAAAAATACGGATACTTTAAAACTACCGTTTTCATTTGGCAACCAGGTATTTTGTAAAGTAGAATCTAACAACCCAAGAGCTAATGCATTTTTAAAGATAGATTCCTTAAAAAACGATATGCGTTTTGCGTATGGTGAAGTACGAAGTGAAGCCAACCGAAAACTGAACAATAAAAAGTGGTTTACCACACTACAAGATTATGGAACTGCTTTAAATGAACCTATAGCAGAACTCGCCATCTACACTTATTTATCGGATAGAAGCAGCGATTTACACAGCTATTATGTTGAAGATCTACAGAACAATTCCTATTATGACGATCTTGAGGAACGCTTGGAAACAACGTATCCTAACGCACCATACACTACGCAATACAAAAATGAATTGGCCGCTGATCGTTTTATGCTTTCATCTTCCGCTGCTGAAAATTCTTCAAGTCCTAGTTGGAATGTTTATCTCTACGGGATCTTAGCACTTTCATTCTTATTGAATGTATTCTTACTCTATCGTATTTGGAAAAACAGACAGTCTAATTCTGAAGATTTAAAGTCTAAATTATCCAAACAAGAACAAGTTGTTTTAGAGCATCTGCTTCAAGATAAAACGAATAAAGACATTGCTGAAGCCCTATTTTTGAGTGTTAGCACTATAAAAACACACACCAATAACATCTACAAAAAGTTAGAAGTACAATCTAGAGAAGATGTTAAGTCGCTGTTTATAAAATAG